In Mycolicibacterium phocaicum, one DNA window encodes the following:
- a CDS encoding nucleotide-binding protein, whose protein sequence is MTSFRAQGRFKDPADPVAAVTPTAAPEARIVIAHAVTPVVAPTPTKPRSLDPATVALLSRPSRAPSSGWRKALYFATGTLVNPGDSPKTLHRARLTAQINRPLRDCYRIAVLSLKGGVGKTTITATLGATFASIRGDRVIAVDANPDRGTLSQKVPLETPATVRHLLRDAEGISSYSDVRNYTSRGESELEVLASESDPAVSEAFSSEDYARTLAVLEPYYRLVLTDCGTGMLHSAMGAVLAHADVLVVISSGSVDGARSAAATLDWLDAHGHQELVRNAVAVVNAVRPRSGKVDLRKVVDHFGRRCRAVQVVPFDPHLEEGAEISLGRLRPDTRDALLELAVAVADGFPLSL, encoded by the coding sequence TTGACCTCGTTCCGCGCCCAGGGCCGGTTCAAGGACCCGGCCGATCCCGTTGCCGCCGTCACGCCCACCGCGGCGCCGGAGGCCCGCATCGTCATCGCGCATGCGGTGACCCCTGTCGTGGCGCCGACGCCGACGAAGCCGCGGAGTCTGGACCCCGCCACGGTCGCACTGCTGAGCCGGCCGAGCCGTGCGCCGTCGTCCGGCTGGCGCAAGGCGCTGTACTTCGCGACGGGAACGCTGGTCAACCCCGGCGACAGCCCCAAGACCCTGCACCGCGCCCGGTTGACCGCACAGATCAACCGCCCGCTGCGGGACTGCTACCGGATCGCGGTGCTGTCCCTGAAGGGCGGCGTCGGTAAGACGACCATCACCGCGACGCTGGGTGCGACGTTCGCGTCGATCCGCGGCGACCGGGTCATCGCGGTGGACGCGAACCCGGACCGGGGCACGCTCAGCCAGAAGGTGCCGCTGGAGACGCCGGCGACTGTCCGCCATCTCCTGCGCGACGCCGAGGGCATCTCCAGCTACAGCGACGTCCGCAACTACACCTCGCGCGGCGAGAGCGAACTCGAGGTGCTGGCCTCGGAGAGCGACCCGGCGGTGTCGGAGGCGTTCAGTTCCGAGGACTACGCCCGCACCCTGGCGGTGCTGGAGCCGTACTACCGCCTGGTGCTCACGGACTGCGGCACCGGCATGCTGCATTCGGCCATGGGTGCGGTGCTCGCGCATGCCGACGTGCTCGTCGTGATCAGCTCGGGCTCGGTCGACGGGGCCCGCAGCGCCGCCGCGACGCTCGACTGGCTCGATGCCCACGGTCATCAGGAGCTGGTGCGCAACGCCGTCGCGGTGGTCAACGCGGTGCGTCCGCGGTCCGGCAAGGTCGATCTGCGCAAGGTGGTCGACCATTTCGGTCGCCGGTGCCGGGCAGTTCAGGTGGTGCCGTTCGATCCGCATCTGGAGGAGGGGGCCGAGATCAGTCTGGGCCGGCTCCGGCCGGACACCAGGGATGCGTTGCTGGAATTGGCCGTGGCAGTCGCCGACGGATTTCCGCTGTCGCTGTAG
- the ccsB gene encoding c-type cytochrome biogenesis protein CcsB yields MNTEHIDIDLARYSDWAFFSSWTVLCLAFVLLAVELASSRGRKVETRELVGAGVGANSATPGVIVDEPNRTVDERIGRVGLALVYVGIAMLFVCIVLRGLATMRVPWGNMYEFINLTSFCGLVAASIVLRKPQYRALWVFVLVPELILLAVSVKYLYTNAAPVMPALQSYWLPIHVSVVSLGSGVFLVAGVASILFLLKMSPLALQDNGFGRMIQRLPDAQTLDRIAYRTTIFAFPIFGFGVIFGAIWAEEAWGRYWGWDPKETVSFVAWVVYAAYLHARSTAGWRDKKAAWINVVGFVAMVFNLFFINLVTVGLHSYAGVG; encoded by the coding sequence ATGAACACAGAGCACATCGACATCGATCTGGCCCGGTATTCGGACTGGGCGTTCTTCAGTTCCTGGACGGTGCTGTGCCTGGCTTTCGTTCTGCTGGCCGTCGAGCTGGCGTCGAGCCGCGGCCGCAAGGTCGAGACCCGGGAGCTGGTCGGCGCGGGCGTAGGTGCGAACAGCGCCACCCCCGGTGTGATCGTCGACGAACCCAATCGGACGGTTGACGAGCGGATCGGTCGGGTTGGCCTCGCGTTGGTGTATGTCGGCATCGCGATGCTGTTCGTGTGCATCGTGCTGCGCGGCCTCGCCACCATGCGGGTGCCGTGGGGCAACATGTACGAGTTCATCAACCTCACCAGTTTCTGTGGGTTGGTCGCCGCCTCGATCGTGCTGCGCAAGCCGCAATACCGGGCGCTGTGGGTCTTCGTCCTGGTGCCCGAACTGATCCTGCTGGCAGTGTCGGTCAAGTACCTGTACACCAACGCCGCACCGGTGATGCCCGCGCTGCAGTCGTACTGGCTGCCCATCCACGTCTCGGTCGTGAGCCTGGGTTCGGGCGTGTTCCTGGTCGCCGGGGTGGCCAGCATCCTGTTCCTGCTGAAGATGTCGCCGCTGGCCCTTCAGGACAATGGCTTCGGGCGGATGATCCAGCGCCTGCCCGACGCCCAGACCCTGGACCGCATCGCCTACCGCACCACCATCTTCGCGTTCCCGATCTTCGGGTTCGGCGTCATCTTCGGCGCCATCTGGGCCGAGGAGGCGTGGGGCCGCTACTGGGGCTGGGACCCCAAGGAGACGGTGTCGTTCGTCGCCTGGGTCGTCTACGCCGCGTACCTGCACGCCAGGTCGACCGCTGGCTGGCGGGACAAGAAGGCGGCGTGGATCAACGTCGTCGGTTTCGTCGCGATGGTGTTCAACCTGTTCTTCATCAACCTGGTGACCGTCGGCCTGCACTCGTACGCAGGGGTCGGCTGA
- a CDS encoding DUF3349 domain-containing protein, with the protein MNSFLTKIVAWLQAGYPDGIPATDRVPLLALLSRRLTNDEVKSVARGLMNRGEFDHIDIGVLITRITDELPRAEDVERVRARLAAKGWPLDDPRDPADGGPADGGTP; encoded by the coding sequence ACTCGTTTCTCACCAAGATCGTGGCGTGGCTGCAAGCCGGGTATCCCGACGGCATCCCCGCCACCGACCGGGTGCCGCTCCTCGCCCTGCTGTCCCGGCGCCTGACCAACGACGAGGTGAAGTCGGTCGCGCGCGGTTTGATGAACCGCGGCGAATTCGACCACATCGACATCGGCGTCCTGATCACCCGCATCACCGACGAGCTGCCCCGCGCCGAGGACGTCGAGCGCGTGCGAGCGCGGTTGGCGGCCAAGGGCTGGCCACTCGACGACCCCCGCGATCCGGCCGACGGCGGGCCTGCCGACGGAGGCACGCCATAG
- a CDS encoding DUF4229 domain-containing protein — MPRLLLDVFLYALARLLLVAAIAGAIFGVVALLGIRDFPAMVALLFALVLGMPLGIWLFAPLRRRATAGIAAVDERRRAEREQLQARLHGEDSAGD; from the coding sequence ATGCCACGTTTGCTGCTCGACGTTTTTCTCTACGCGCTCGCTCGCCTGCTGCTGGTAGCGGCGATTGCCGGCGCGATCTTCGGTGTCGTCGCGTTGCTGGGTATCCGTGATTTCCCCGCCATGGTGGCGCTGCTGTTCGCGCTGGTTCTCGGCATGCCGCTGGGTATCTGGCTGTTCGCGCCGCTGCGCCGCCGGGCCACCGCCGGGATCGCCGCCGTGGACGAGCGCCGTCGTGCCGAGCGCGAGCAGTTGCAGGCCCGGCTGCACGGCGAGGACTCCGCCGGCGACTGA
- a CDS encoding S-methyl-5'-thioadenosine phosphorylase, translating into MLGVIGGSGFYTFFGDDARTVSVDTPYGAPSAPITIGAVGGHEVAFLPRHGLKHEYSPHTVPYRANMWALRKLGVRRIFAPCAVGSLTADLGPGAVVVPDQLVDRTRGREDTYFDAGGIHVGFADPYCPTLRAVAAEQPGVIDGGTMVVIQGPRFSTRAESQWFATQGFTLVNMTGYPEAVLARELEICYAAIALVTDLDAGIEAGAGVTTVDVFAEFERNIPMFKALVQQALSTVPADRTCTHCLAHAGVTLPFELP; encoded by the coding sequence ATGCTGGGAGTCATCGGCGGTAGCGGTTTCTACACGTTCTTCGGGGACGATGCGCGCACCGTCAGCGTCGACACGCCCTACGGCGCGCCGAGTGCGCCGATCACCATCGGGGCCGTCGGCGGGCACGAGGTGGCGTTCCTGCCGCGGCACGGGCTGAAGCACGAGTACTCGCCGCACACGGTGCCCTACCGGGCCAACATGTGGGCGCTGCGCAAGCTCGGGGTGCGGCGGATTTTCGCCCCGTGTGCCGTCGGCAGCCTGACCGCCGACCTCGGCCCCGGTGCCGTGGTCGTGCCGGATCAACTGGTGGACCGCACCCGCGGCCGCGAGGACACCTACTTCGACGCCGGCGGCATCCACGTCGGCTTCGCCGATCCGTACTGTCCGACGCTGCGCGCCGTGGCGGCCGAGCAACCGGGCGTCATCGACGGCGGCACCATGGTGGTCATCCAGGGGCCGCGCTTCTCCACCCGCGCCGAGAGCCAGTGGTTCGCGACCCAGGGGTTCACGTTGGTGAACATGACCGGCTACCCCGAGGCGGTGCTGGCCCGTGAACTCGAAATATGTTATGCGGCAATCGCTTTGGTGACCGATCTGGACGCGGGCATCGAGGCCGGGGCCGGCGTCACCACTGTCGACGTGTTCGCGGAGTTCGAGCGGAACATCCCGATGTTCAAGGCGCTGGTGCAACAGGCCCTTTCGACCGTCCCCGCCGACCGGACCTGCACCCACTGCCTGGCCCATGCCGGGGTGACGCTGCCGTTTGAACTGCCCTGA
- a CDS encoding DUF4407 domain-containing protein: protein MPAHRQPDNHPAVTALTWSGGVLAWLVAAAVATPSTGLPLAVVLPVTLIFGALVVVAIRSTVASARGTAGRVALAVAIGLLVGELAAMTLFSNAITQRMDAEAAARAASTPAVAAAQGQLNALRANRGTLDAAVDSARQRRDDAQVVARCEYHPTPACAQQPVTGVPGDGQITQNTQDILEHDQRELDAALATRNEQAPSLDARIAGAEHAVTAARDAAGAGADRGFGARWVAMNGYTVETPAALVARIAVIGVCVLLYLLPMLLHARQDRTLRERHDESRLRAELRAETAIAVKQAEVRAEAEILKAEHQLAAMRLALETDAEINREYHRQRVAEALTGEPAQPALAGPTAEVLRPTDAQPQPMYSDWDELMAFPDPQRRSLSAAPPAPEPEPAGAPAEPIATAELVPVGDKPAENLPVPATSQPAGGLTLPQLPDLTKVAARLLRPLVAPVAPVVDRVIDTSVQQLRSAQKVIEEFEEITFTLRRTSRTTVTENEHEQSSGPRAADQGPAPGPSQGVHPRVEPQWAAPQMNATFAPTTPLRGVDHHTALSGADTTIIDAADERRQLKEGRRAIEP, encoded by the coding sequence ATGCCTGCCCACAGACAGCCTGACAACCACCCTGCGGTGACCGCCCTGACCTGGTCGGGAGGCGTGCTGGCCTGGCTCGTCGCCGCCGCCGTCGCGACCCCGTCCACCGGTCTGCCACTGGCCGTCGTGCTGCCCGTGACCCTGATTTTCGGTGCGCTGGTGGTCGTGGCCATCCGCAGCACCGTCGCCAGCGCCCGCGGCACTGCCGGCCGGGTGGCCCTGGCCGTTGCGATCGGCCTCCTGGTCGGGGAACTGGCCGCGATGACCCTGTTCAGCAATGCCATCACCCAGCGCATGGACGCCGAGGCCGCGGCCCGCGCCGCGAGCACGCCGGCGGTGGCCGCTGCGCAGGGTCAGCTGAATGCGCTGCGCGCCAACCGCGGCACACTGGACGCGGCCGTCGACTCCGCCCGCCAGCGCCGTGACGATGCCCAGGTCGTGGCCCGCTGCGAGTACCACCCGACGCCGGCCTGCGCCCAGCAGCCGGTCACCGGGGTGCCCGGTGACGGTCAGATCACCCAGAACACCCAGGACATCCTCGAACACGACCAGCGTGAGCTCGATGCCGCGCTGGCGACGCGCAACGAGCAGGCCCCGAGCCTCGACGCGCGGATCGCCGGTGCCGAGCACGCCGTCACGGCCGCGCGCGACGCGGCCGGCGCCGGCGCGGACCGCGGCTTCGGCGCCCGGTGGGTCGCGATGAACGGCTACACCGTCGAGACGCCCGCCGCTCTGGTGGCGCGCATCGCCGTGATCGGCGTCTGCGTCCTGCTGTACCTGCTGCCGATGCTGCTGCACGCCCGGCAGGACCGGACCCTGCGCGAGCGCCACGACGAGTCCCGGCTGCGGGCCGAGCTGCGCGCCGAGACCGCCATCGCCGTCAAGCAGGCCGAGGTGCGGGCCGAAGCCGAGATCCTGAAGGCCGAACACCAGCTGGCCGCCATGCGCCTGGCCCTGGAAACCGACGCCGAGATCAACCGCGAATACCACCGCCAGCGGGTCGCCGAGGCCCTGACCGGTGAGCCGGCACAGCCCGCGCTCGCGGGTCCGACGGCCGAGGTGCTGCGGCCCACAGATGCGCAGCCGCAGCCCATGTACTCGGACTGGGACGAACTCATGGCATTCCCGGACCCGCAACGCCGTTCATTGAGCGCCGCGCCGCCCGCACCGGAGCCCGAACCCGCCGGCGCGCCGGCCGAACCGATCGCCACGGCCGAACTCGTCCCGGTCGGCGACAAACCCGCCGAGAACCTGCCGGTGCCCGCGACGTCGCAGCCCGCCGGTGGCCTGACGCTGCCGCAGCTGCCCGACCTCACCAAGGTGGCGGCCCGCCTGCTGCGTCCGCTGGTGGCTCCCGTGGCACCGGTGGTGGACCGCGTCATCGACACCTCGGTGCAGCAGCTGCGCTCGGCGCAGAAGGTCATCGAGGAGTTCGAGGAGATCACCTTCACGCTGCGCCGGACGTCCCGGACGACGGTGACCGAGAACGAGCACGAGCAGTCGTCGGGTCCACGCGCCGCGGACCAGGGGCCGGCGCCGGGGCCGAGTCAGGGCGTGCATCCGCGCGTCGAACCCCAGTGGGCCGCACCGCAGATGAACGCGACGTTCGCACCGACCACACCGCTGCGGGGCGTCGACCACCACACCGCGCTCAGCGGTGCCGACACCACGATCATCGACGCCGCCGACGAGCGTCGTCAGCTCAAGGAAGGCCGCCGCGCCATCGAGCCGTAG
- the menE gene encoding o-succinylbenzoate--CoA ligase, with protein sequence MPELARALDGAGALLPVPADDDRQAALLTETLRSGEPVDDDVALVVSTSGSTGIPKGALLSASALHASADATHDRLGGPGRWLLALPAYHVAGVQVLVRSLRAGTTPVALDPGFDVSELPSAVSALGPGRRYTSLVSVQLAKILADAAATAALAELDAVLIGGGPMPAGLGEKAAAAGISVVRTYGMSETCGGCVYDGTPLAGVRLRVDDTGRVALGGPTLASGYRNPVDPSPFVDGWFVTDDIGAVDDSGVLRVLGRVDDAIATGGLKVLPALVESALAGHPAIAECAVFGVPDDRLGQRVAVAVVLQPGAAAPTVADLREHVSTTLAATAAPREVHVVAELPRRGIGKLDRRALTLRYQKKP encoded by the coding sequence ATGCCCGAGTTGGCGCGCGCCCTCGACGGCGCCGGCGCACTGTTGCCGGTACCGGCCGACGACGACCGTCAGGCCGCACTGCTCACCGAGACGTTGCGCAGCGGCGAGCCCGTCGACGACGACGTGGCACTGGTGGTCTCGACGTCTGGTTCCACCGGAATCCCCAAGGGCGCCTTGCTTTCCGCCTCCGCGTTGCACGCCAGCGCCGACGCCACGCACGACCGGCTCGGCGGCCCGGGCCGCTGGCTGCTGGCGCTGCCCGCCTACCACGTAGCCGGCGTGCAGGTGCTGGTGCGGAGCCTGCGGGCCGGGACCACGCCCGTCGCCCTGGACCCGGGTTTCGACGTCAGCGAATTACCTTCCGCCGTCAGCGCTTTGGGCCCGGGACGGCGTTACACGTCCCTGGTTTCGGTGCAGCTGGCCAAGATCCTGGCCGATGCCGCCGCGACCGCGGCCCTCGCCGAACTGGACGCTGTCCTGATCGGAGGTGGCCCCATGCCCGCGGGCCTCGGCGAAAAGGCCGCGGCCGCAGGCATTTCCGTGGTCCGCACCTACGGGATGAGCGAAACCTGCGGCGGCTGCGTCTATGACGGAACACCGCTGGCCGGCGTCCGGCTGCGGGTCGACGACACCGGCCGCGTCGCCCTGGGCGGCCCCACACTGGCCTCGGGTTACCGCAATCCCGTCGACCCGTCGCCGTTCGTGGACGGCTGGTTCGTCACCGATGACATTGGCGCCGTGGATGATTCGGGCGTCCTGCGGGTGCTGGGCCGGGTCGACGACGCCATCGCGACGGGTGGGCTGAAAGTGCTGCCCGCGCTCGTCGAGTCGGCGCTGGCCGGCCATCCGGCCATCGCCGAATGCGCGGTGTTCGGCGTACCCGATGACCGGCTGGGCCAGCGGGTGGCCGTCGCCGTCGTTCTCCAGCCGGGCGCGGCCGCCCCCACCGTCGCTGACCTGCGGGAACACGTCAGCACCACGCTGGCCGCCACCGCCGCGCCACGTGAGGTGCACGTGGTGGCCGAACTCCCCCGCCGCGGGATCGGCAAGCTGGACCGGCGGGCATTGACGCTGCGGTACCAGAAAAAGCCCTGA
- a CDS encoding 1,4-dihydroxy-2-naphthoate polyprenyltransferase produces the protein MASLSQWIEGARPRTLPNAVAPVLAGTGAAAWVGGEVWWKAALALVVSISLIIGVNYANDYSDGIRGTDDDRSGPVRLVGAKLASPQAVLAAAVISLSIGAGAGLALALVSQPWLIAVGAACIAGAWLYTGGTNPYGYRGLGEVAVFVFFGLVAVLGTQYTQALRVDWVGLVLALAVGSLSSAVLVANNLRDIPTDQVSGKITLAVRLGDARTRQLFQVLTLLPFVLTAVLTLATPWCLVGFAAAPLAVRAAKPVRSGLGGRELIPVLKDTGLTMLVWAALITAVLVVIKP, from the coding sequence GTGGCCAGTCTTTCGCAGTGGATAGAGGGCGCCCGACCGCGGACCCTCCCGAATGCCGTCGCTCCCGTGCTGGCAGGTACCGGTGCCGCCGCCTGGGTCGGCGGTGAGGTGTGGTGGAAAGCGGCTCTGGCCCTTGTGGTTTCGATTTCGCTGATCATCGGCGTCAACTACGCCAACGACTACTCCGACGGCATCCGCGGCACCGATGACGACCGGTCCGGGCCGGTCCGGCTGGTCGGCGCCAAGCTGGCGTCACCGCAGGCGGTGCTGGCGGCGGCCGTGATCAGCCTGTCGATCGGCGCCGGTGCCGGCCTGGCGCTGGCCCTGGTGAGTCAGCCGTGGCTGATCGCCGTGGGCGCGGCGTGTATCGCCGGCGCCTGGCTGTACACCGGTGGCACCAACCCCTACGGCTATCGCGGACTCGGCGAGGTTGCGGTGTTCGTGTTCTTCGGGCTGGTTGCCGTGCTGGGCACGCAGTACACGCAGGCCCTGCGGGTCGACTGGGTGGGACTCGTGCTCGCCCTCGCGGTCGGGTCGTTGTCGTCGGCGGTGTTGGTGGCCAACAACCTGCGCGATATCCCGACCGATCAGGTGTCCGGCAAGATCACGCTCGCGGTGCGGCTCGGCGATGCCCGCACCCGGCAGTTGTTCCAGGTGCTGACGCTGCTGCCGTTCGTGCTGACCGCGGTCCTGACGCTCGCGACCCCGTGGTGCCTGGTCGGCTTCGCGGCGGCGCCGCTGGCGGTCCGCGCGGCCAAGCCGGTGCGCTCCGGGCTCGGCGGGCGCGAGCTGATCCCCGTGCTCAAGGACACCGGACTGACGATGCTGGTGTGGGCCGCCCTGATCACTGCCGTGCTCGTGGTGATCAAGCCCTAG
- a CDS encoding NAD(P)H-dependent flavin oxidoreductase → MTSRICEQLGIDFPLFAFSHCRDVVAAVTNAGGFGVLGATAYTPEQLDRELAWIDDHVGGRPYGADIIVPAKFEGKGENLSDGQLADRIPSEYREFVTQLLIDHGIEPEERVRTGGSVLSGNTGHDLLDVALSHPIKLIANALGVPPDYMIEAGRERGIPVAALVGAKEHAIKQVAAGVDVIVAQGTEAGGHCGEVSTLVVVPEVIEAIDDSVPVLAAGGIVTGRQMAAAVALGAAGAWTGSVWLTTEEAETAPATKQKMLAATSRDTVRSAGRTGKPARQLVSDWTDAWAPNAGGRKPLPLPLQNMLSEPVIRRIDRLAEQGHPGAQQLATYFVGQGVGLMNKVKPAREVVREFIEDYLAATDRLNRSLP, encoded by the coding sequence GTGACTTCCCGCATCTGCGAACAGCTCGGCATCGACTTCCCGCTCTTCGCCTTCAGTCATTGCCGCGACGTGGTCGCCGCGGTCACCAACGCCGGCGGTTTCGGTGTGCTCGGCGCGACGGCGTACACGCCCGAGCAGCTCGACCGGGAACTTGCCTGGATCGACGACCACGTCGGCGGCCGGCCCTACGGCGCGGACATCATCGTGCCGGCGAAATTCGAGGGCAAGGGCGAGAATCTGTCCGACGGCCAGCTGGCCGACCGAATCCCTTCGGAATACCGGGAATTCGTCACCCAGCTGCTCATCGACCACGGCATCGAGCCCGAGGAACGCGTCCGCACCGGCGGCTCGGTGCTGTCCGGCAACACCGGGCATGACCTGCTCGACGTGGCGTTGAGTCATCCCATCAAACTGATCGCCAACGCCCTTGGGGTACCGCCGGATTACATGATCGAGGCCGGCCGCGAGCGGGGGATTCCGGTCGCCGCGCTCGTCGGCGCCAAGGAGCACGCGATCAAGCAGGTGGCGGCCGGGGTGGACGTCATCGTCGCGCAGGGCACCGAGGCCGGCGGGCACTGCGGCGAGGTGTCGACGCTCGTCGTCGTGCCGGAAGTGATTGAGGCCATTGATGATTCGGTTCCGGTGCTGGCGGCGGGCGGCATCGTCACCGGCCGGCAGATGGCCGCGGCGGTCGCGCTGGGCGCGGCCGGGGCCTGGACCGGTTCGGTGTGGCTGACCACCGAGGAGGCCGAGACCGCGCCGGCCACCAAGCAGAAGATGCTGGCCGCCACGTCGCGGGACACCGTGCGGTCTGCGGGTCGTACCGGAAAGCCTGCGCGTCAACTCGTTTCGGACTGGACGGATGCCTGGGCACCGAATGCCGGTGGCCGCAAGCCGCTTCCGTTGCCGCTGCAGAACATGCTGAGCGAACCGGTGATCCGGCGCATCGACAGGCTGGCCGAGCAGGGGCATCCGGGCGCCCAGCAGCTGGCGACCTACTTCGTCGGCCAGGGCGTCGGCCTGATGAACAAGGTCAAGCCCGCCCGCGAGGTCGTCCGCGAGTTCATCGAGGACTATCTCGCCGCCACGGACCGCCTGAACCGCTCGTTGCCCTAG